The Shewanella sp. MTB7 genome includes a window with the following:
- a CDS encoding chemotaxis protein CheV produces MAKVLDSVDQRTKLVGENRLELLLFRINATQLFAINVFKVKEVVKLPPLSSLPGSHANISGVANIRGTSIPVIDLRGAIGFSPMSDDQERNLIITEYNRSVQGFMVGKVEHIVNMTWSDILPPPKTAGVHNYLTAICRLEIDGVINMVSIIDVEKVLAEIINYDIRLSDGVLDEELAKEMVGLKILIADDSSTARRQIKETLEPLGIEILEVSDGLQALKLLQSWCDDGKSIYDEILMLITDAEMPEMDGYKLTSEIRSDKRMSALFVALNTSLSGSFNEAMVEKVGCDRFISKFQPDLLVGVVQDCLRKSK; encoded by the coding sequence ATGGCAAAAGTACTCGATTCAGTTGATCAACGCACTAAACTCGTCGGTGAAAACCGTTTAGAACTTCTATTATTTCGGATCAATGCAACTCAATTATTTGCAATAAATGTATTTAAAGTCAAAGAGGTTGTTAAGCTTCCTCCGCTGAGTTCTTTACCTGGTAGCCATGCTAATATCTCGGGAGTCGCTAATATTCGTGGGACCTCAATACCTGTTATAGATCTAAGAGGTGCTATCGGTTTTTCACCTATGAGTGATGATCAGGAGCGCAATTTGATTATCACGGAATATAATCGGAGTGTTCAGGGCTTTATGGTGGGTAAAGTTGAGCATATTGTGAACATGACCTGGAGTGATATTTTGCCTCCACCAAAGACTGCAGGTGTTCATAATTACCTGACCGCTATATGTCGATTAGAGATTGATGGTGTGATCAATATGGTGTCTATTATCGATGTTGAAAAAGTGTTAGCTGAGATCATTAATTATGATATTCGCCTGTCAGACGGCGTTTTGGATGAAGAGTTAGCAAAAGAGATGGTTGGGCTTAAGATCCTCATTGCAGATGATTCTTCTACCGCGAGAAGACAGATTAAAGAGACGTTAGAGCCCTTAGGTATTGAGATTCTGGAAGTCTCTGATGGCCTTCAGGCATTAAAATTACTGCAAAGTTGGTGTGATGATGGCAAGTCCATTTATGATGAGATCTTAATGTTGATAACCGATGCAGAGATGCCTGAAATGGATGGTTATAAACTCACCTCTGAGATACGAAGTGATAAACGTATGAGTGCTCTCTTTGTTGCATTAAACACATCTCTGAGTGGGAGCTTTAATGAAGCAATGGTTGAAAAAGTGGGTTGTGATCGATTCATCTCAAAGTTTCAGCCCGATCTCTTGGTCGGTGTAGTACAAGATTGTCTTAGAAAATCAAAGTAG
- a CDS encoding DUF2750 domain-containing protein, which produces MTEENPILASFIEDVKQHQAVWGLQDESGEGWVVCDSSEYEDADVMPLWSTEAQAKIHCNEEWADYKPVAIALTELLEFWISDLNEDGVLIGLNWQEDHDCLELDPIRLAKSLVNVEE; this is translated from the coding sequence ATGACTGAAGAAAATCCAATATTAGCCAGCTTTATTGAAGATGTTAAACAACACCAAGCCGTCTGGGGGCTTCAAGATGAATCAGGTGAGGGGTGGGTCGTTTGTGACTCTTCTGAATATGAAGATGCAGATGTTATGCCACTCTGGTCAACAGAAGCTCAAGCCAAGATTCACTGTAACGAAGAGTGGGCTGACTATAAGCCTGTTGCTATCGCTTTAACCGAGCTACTTGAGTTCTGGATCTCAGATCTTAATGAAGATGGCGTTTTAATTGGCTTAAACTGGCAAGAAGATCATGATTGTTTGGAATTGGATCCTATCCGACTTGCTAAGTCTTTGGTTAATGTCGAAGAGTAA
- a CDS encoding lytic murein transglycosylase: MIKYVPLASLLLFSSLSAPLAFATDFPTCVVELQKLAKIQGLSTDTIENTLGKVTYVARVIELDKKQPEFSQTFDNYFSKRVTDWRVNEGRRLLKENSELLSKLSDEYGIPAQYLMAFWGLETNFGSYKGKMSVLDSLATLACDPRRSQYFTGELMKALKLKEKYQFDASEMVGSWAGAMGHTQFMPSAYTAYAVDGDGDGKADLWNSTTDALTSAANFLQQLGWQRNERWGREVSLPLHFSYEFLGKSHEQTLIKWAEIGVMKNDGKPLSTPDMMATLYLPAGYTGPAFLGYKNFDVIMRWNRSIFYAIAVGHLADRINGGISLTVAPPKQDNLSRNRVKLLQVKLNEKGFDVGKPDGVMGTNSKSGLRQFQRSAGLIADGFPSEASFNALGVQ; encoded by the coding sequence ATGATTAAATATGTCCCTTTAGCTTCCCTGCTACTTTTTTCGAGTTTGAGTGCGCCACTTGCCTTTGCTACTGATTTTCCTACTTGTGTGGTTGAACTGCAAAAACTGGCCAAAATTCAAGGTTTGTCCACCGATACCATAGAAAATACCTTAGGCAAAGTGACGTATGTCGCCCGTGTTATAGAGCTTGATAAAAAGCAGCCTGAGTTTAGCCAAACTTTTGATAACTATTTTAGTAAACGGGTCACTGATTGGCGTGTCAATGAGGGCCGGCGTTTACTGAAGGAGAATAGTGAACTTTTGTCGAAGTTAAGCGACGAATATGGGATCCCAGCCCAATATTTAATGGCTTTCTGGGGCTTGGAGACCAATTTCGGCTCCTATAAAGGCAAAATGTCGGTGTTAGATTCGTTGGCTACCTTAGCTTGCGATCCCAGAAGAAGTCAGTATTTTACCGGTGAATTGATGAAAGCGCTTAAGTTAAAAGAAAAGTATCAATTCGACGCGTCTGAGATGGTAGGTTCGTGGGCTGGTGCAATGGGTCATACCCAATTTATGCCATCGGCATATACCGCTTATGCCGTTGATGGAGACGGTGATGGTAAGGCAGATCTGTGGAATAGCACCACCGATGCATTGACTTCAGCTGCTAATTTTCTGCAGCAACTGGGTTGGCAGCGCAATGAACGTTGGGGTCGAGAGGTAAGCTTGCCCTTGCATTTTAGTTATGAGTTTTTAGGTAAGAGTCATGAACAAACATTGATAAAGTGGGCCGAGATTGGGGTGATGAAAAACGATGGGAAACCTCTATCTACACCTGACATGATGGCAACTCTTTATCTTCCGGCCGGCTATACTGGCCCTGCGTTTCTTGGATACAAGAACTTCGATGTGATCATGCGCTGGAATCGTTCAATTTTTTATGCCATTGCAGTAGGTCATTTGGCGGATCGTATTAACGGTGGTATCAGTTTAACTGTAGCACCACCTAAGCAAGATAATTTAAGTCGAAATAGGGTTAAGTTGTTACAAGTTAAGCTCAATGAGAAAGGGTTTGACGTGGGTAAACCCGACGGCGTTATGGGAACAAACTCAAAATCAGGATTACGTCAGTTTCAACGTTCAGCGGGCTTAATAGCTGATGGCTTTCCGAGTGAAGCGAGTTTTAATGCATTAGGCGTGCAGTAA
- a CDS encoding FKBP-type peptidyl-prolyl cis-trans isomerase, with translation MSIKNDMVVQFNYTLRDEQGEILETNEGLDPIAYLHGHDNMMPGVEDAIADKTIGEKFSVTLAPETTYGIRDEEAIQRVSVKHLQGEKVWKAGMHALLNTDQGQRQVTVVKVGKFMATVDVNHPLAGRELTFDLEVVDARDATEEEIAHGHAHGGAGHHH, from the coding sequence ATGAGCATTAAAAACGACATGGTAGTTCAGTTTAACTATACATTACGTGATGAACAGGGTGAAATATTGGAGACCAATGAAGGCTTAGATCCTATCGCCTATCTGCACGGTCACGACAATATGATGCCAGGTGTTGAAGATGCCATTGCCGATAAAACCATAGGTGAGAAGTTTTCTGTCACTCTAGCACCTGAAACCACCTACGGTATTCGTGATGAAGAAGCCATTCAACGGGTATCAGTGAAGCACCTTCAAGGTGAGAAAGTGTGGAAAGCGGGGATGCACGCACTATTAAATACGGATCAAGGTCAACGTCAAGTGACTGTGGTTAAAGTCGGTAAGTTTATGGCGACTGTCGATGTTAATCACCCACTAGCAGGTCGAGAGTTGACTTTTGATCTTGAGGTTGTTGATGCAAGAGATGCAACAGAAGAAGAGATAGCCCATGGACATGCTCATGGTGGTGCTGGTCATCACCACTAA
- a CDS encoding DUF3389 family protein yields MVINFSQGKIILTPFEVQIKLSASGSGMYAMAEDLTFIDDALIISADAGSIKWSLRLDTLEQLMMIRAELGVG; encoded by the coding sequence ATGGTCATCAACTTTTCACAGGGGAAGATTATTCTGACACCGTTTGAGGTGCAGATTAAATTATCAGCATCGGGTAGTGGTATGTATGCAATGGCTGAAGATCTTACGTTTATAGATGATGCGTTAATCATCAGTGCAGATGCAGGCTCAATAAAATGGAGTCTACGTCTAGACACCCTTGAGCAACTCATGATGATCCGTGCAGAGCTAGGTGTCGGTTAA
- a CDS encoding alpha/beta hydrolase encodes MPVVKLERITIEPQFKATACVIWLHGLGDSGAGFAPVVPALGLPVDNSIRFIFPHAPEQAVTINQGYVMRAWYDIKSMDLHNRADMQGVLMSEESVKALIQEQIDSGIPANKVVLAGFSQGGVMSLFTGLRYPQQLAGIMALSCYLPTADKLPEELSEVNRTTAILQHHGEQDDVVPVSSGKMANSLLKAAGYNAQWKTYQMPHSVLPEQLRDIGQWLRTVLA; translated from the coding sequence ATGCCAGTCGTAAAATTAGAGCGGATAACTATCGAACCACAATTTAAGGCTACAGCCTGTGTGATCTGGCTTCATGGTTTAGGAGACTCTGGTGCAGGTTTTGCTCCTGTTGTGCCAGCACTCGGTTTACCAGTAGACAATAGTATACGCTTTATCTTCCCCCATGCCCCAGAGCAAGCTGTTACTATCAATCAAGGTTATGTCATGCGTGCATGGTATGACATCAAGAGTATGGATTTGCACAACAGAGCTGATATGCAAGGAGTACTAATGTCTGAAGAATCAGTGAAGGCTTTGATTCAGGAACAGATAGACTCAGGTATTCCGGCAAACAAAGTAGTACTTGCAGGTTTTAGTCAAGGCGGTGTGATGAGTCTATTTACCGGACTTAGATATCCACAGCAATTAGCCGGCATTATGGCGTTATCATGTTACCTTCCAACTGCGGATAAGCTTCCCGAAGAGTTGAGTGAAGTGAACAGAACAACCGCCATCTTGCAACATCATGGCGAGCAAGACGATGTAGTGCCAGTCAGTTCAGGAAAGATGGCGAACTCACTGCTCAAGGCTGCCGGATACAACGCACAATGGAAAACTTATCAGATGCCCCATAGTGTGTTACCAGAACAACTGCGTGATATTGGACAATGGTTACGCACAGTGCTTGCGTAG
- the ushA gene encoding bifunctional UDP-sugar hydrolase/5'-nucleotidase UshA → MMNKLVKGLVATAVLAALAGCNSSDDDNTPQTACEAAGDACTQFTVLHTNDNHGRFWQNKNGEYGMAARKTVIDQIRTEVERNGGETILLSGGDINTGVPESDMQDAVPDFIGMSMLGYDAMAVGNHEFDNPLTTLDMQATIAQFPMLAANIYKKDSDGNVTSERYFEPYRVFDINGLKVAIIGFTTVDTPKVVSPDNVASLHFTDPQSEISIVLAEIEANEKVDMVFALTHMGHYANGEHGTEAAGDVKLAESVAKGQLQAIIGGHSQNPVCMEGDGYADFKPGDECKPDQKNGTYIMQAHEWGKYVGRADFEFMNGELTLASYKLIPINLKVENENEELVFVTEEIEQDQLVIDALEHYQTLGQELLDVVISSTDGKLEGDRNVVRAEQTNLGQLLTRAYGDWVTTNFEPTVDFGVMNSGGVRDSIVAGPVSYRDVLTVQPFSNDVAFVTMSGTEVQQYLADVALKTGGGMAQLYPMEMNVTCDAVEIDPEATAADIVEITSLGKRAFKLEDSYTFSLINFSAKGGDDYPKLTGHANYVDTQRSDASVLREYFENNPEIKVADYNPVNGGHPIFYRGGAIVKSCAK, encoded by the coding sequence ATGATGAATAAGCTAGTAAAAGGTTTAGTCGCAACGGCAGTTTTAGCTGCATTAGCGGGATGTAATAGCAGTGATGATGACAACACTCCTCAAACAGCTTGTGAAGCTGCCGGTGATGCTTGTACTCAATTTACCGTGCTCCACACCAATGATAACCATGGCCGTTTCTGGCAGAACAAGAACGGCGAATATGGTATGGCGGCTCGTAAGACTGTTATTGATCAAATTCGCACTGAAGTTGAGCGTAATGGCGGAGAAACGATTCTCTTATCTGGTGGTGATATCAACACTGGTGTGCCTGAATCCGATATGCAAGATGCAGTTCCTGACTTTATCGGGATGAGCATGTTGGGCTATGATGCTATGGCTGTAGGTAACCACGAATTTGATAACCCGTTAACCACTCTAGATATGCAAGCCACTATCGCTCAATTCCCTATGTTAGCTGCAAATATCTATAAAAAAGACTCGGATGGTAATGTCACTTCAGAACGTTACTTTGAACCTTACCGTGTTTTCGACATTAATGGTCTTAAGGTTGCCATTATTGGCTTTACAACTGTTGATACACCAAAAGTTGTGAGCCCAGATAACGTCGCTAGTCTACACTTTACTGATCCACAATCTGAGATCTCCATAGTATTAGCTGAAATTGAAGCCAATGAAAAAGTCGACATGGTGTTTGCTTTGACTCATATGGGTCACTACGCAAATGGTGAGCACGGTACTGAAGCCGCTGGTGATGTTAAGCTTGCTGAGTCAGTTGCTAAAGGCCAACTACAAGCCATTATCGGTGGTCATTCACAGAACCCTGTCTGTATGGAAGGCGATGGTTATGCTGACTTTAAACCGGGTGATGAGTGTAAGCCAGATCAGAAAAATGGTACTTATATCATGCAAGCTCACGAGTGGGGGAAGTATGTGGGTCGTGCCGATTTCGAATTTATGAATGGTGAGTTAACACTTGCCAGCTACAAATTGATCCCAATTAACCTTAAAGTAGAAAATGAGAATGAAGAGCTTGTTTTTGTCACCGAAGAGATTGAACAAGATCAATTGGTGATTGATGCACTTGAACATTACCAGACACTAGGTCAAGAGTTATTAGATGTTGTTATCTCAAGCACAGATGGCAAGCTAGAAGGTGACCGTAATGTCGTTCGTGCAGAGCAGACAAATTTAGGTCAATTGCTAACCCGCGCTTATGGCGATTGGGTGACGACTAACTTTGAACCAACAGTCGATTTTGGTGTGATGAACTCGGGCGGTGTCCGTGACTCTATCGTCGCTGGCCCAGTGTCATATCGTGACGTATTGACTGTACAACCATTTAGCAATGATGTGGCCTTTGTCACTATGTCAGGTACTGAAGTACAGCAATACCTTGCTGATGTTGCGCTAAAGACGGGCGGTGGCATGGCGCAGCTTTATCCAATGGAGATGAACGTGACATGTGATGCAGTTGAAATTGACCCAGAAGCAACAGCTGCTGATATCGTTGAGATCACCTCTTTAGGCAAACGAGCTTTCAAACTTGAAGATAGCTACACCTTCTCATTGATCAACTTCAGTGCAAAAGGCGGTGATGATTATCCTAAGCTGACAGGCCACGCAAACTATGTCGATACTCAACGTAGCGACGCATCGGTGCTGCGTGAATACTTTGAGAATAACCCAGAAATCAAGGTTGCTGATTATAACCCAGTTAATGGCGGACACCCAATTTTCTACCGTGGCGGCGCGATCGTTAAGAGTTGTGCTAAATAA